The Streptomyces camelliae genome window below encodes:
- the zwf gene encoding glucose-6-phosphate dehydrogenase — MSPLAGSGANPLRDPADRRLPRIAGPSGLVIFGVTGDLSRKKLMPAVYDLANRGLLPPGFSLVGFARREWENEDFAQEVHDAVKAHARTPFREEVWQQLIQGMRFVQGTFDDDDAFERLRATIEELDKAQGTGGNFAFYLSVPPRSFPVVIQQLKKHGLADQSGGSWRRAVIEKPFGHDLTSAEELNKVVHEVFEPDQVFRIDHYLGKETVQNILALRFANTMFEPIWNRSFVDHVQITMAEDIGIGGRAGYYDGIGAARDVIQNHLLQLMALTAMEEPASFDASALAAEKEKVLGAVRLPKDLGASTVRGQYAAGWQGGEKVIGYLEEDGTDATSKTDTYAAIKLEIDNRRWAGVPFYLRTGKRLGRRVTEIAVVFQRAPHSPFDTTATEELGQNAIVIRVQPDEGVTVRFGSKVPGTSMEIRDVSMDFAYGESFTESSPEAYERLILDVLLGDANLFPRTEEVELSWKILDPIEEYWDTHGKPAQYPSGTWGPAEADEMLARDGRSWRRP; from the coding sequence TTGTCACCCCTTGCTGGTTCCGGAGCGAACCCGCTTCGTGACCCGGCCGACCGGCGGCTCCCGCGTATCGCGGGGCCGTCGGGCCTGGTCATCTTCGGCGTCACGGGCGACCTGTCGCGCAAGAAGCTGATGCCCGCGGTGTACGACCTCGCCAACCGGGGTCTGCTGCCGCCGGGCTTCTCGCTGGTGGGCTTCGCCCGCCGCGAATGGGAGAACGAGGACTTCGCCCAGGAGGTCCACGACGCCGTCAAGGCGCACGCCCGCACGCCGTTCCGTGAGGAGGTCTGGCAGCAGCTCATCCAGGGGATGCGCTTCGTCCAGGGCACCTTCGACGACGACGATGCCTTCGAGCGGCTGCGCGCCACCATCGAGGAGCTGGACAAGGCCCAGGGCACGGGCGGCAACTTCGCCTTCTACCTGTCGGTGCCGCCGCGCTCCTTCCCCGTCGTCATCCAGCAGCTGAAGAAGCACGGGCTGGCCGACCAGTCGGGCGGTTCCTGGCGGCGCGCCGTCATCGAGAAGCCGTTCGGCCACGACCTGACGTCGGCCGAGGAGCTGAACAAGGTCGTGCACGAGGTGTTCGAGCCGGACCAGGTGTTCCGGATCGACCACTACCTCGGCAAGGAGACCGTCCAGAACATCCTGGCGCTGCGCTTCGCCAACACGATGTTCGAGCCGATCTGGAACCGGTCCTTCGTGGACCATGTGCAGATCACCATGGCCGAGGACATCGGCATCGGCGGCCGCGCCGGCTACTACGACGGCATCGGCGCCGCCCGTGACGTCATCCAGAACCACCTGCTCCAGCTCATGGCCCTCACGGCCATGGAGGAGCCCGCCTCCTTCGACGCGTCCGCGCTGGCCGCCGAGAAGGAGAAGGTGCTCGGTGCCGTACGGCTGCCGAAGGACCTGGGCGCCTCGACCGTGCGCGGTCAGTACGCGGCCGGCTGGCAGGGCGGCGAGAAGGTCATCGGCTACCTCGAAGAGGACGGCACGGACGCCACGTCGAAGACCGACACCTACGCCGCGATCAAGCTGGAGATCGACAACCGCCGCTGGGCGGGCGTCCCCTTCTATCTGCGCACCGGCAAGCGGCTCGGCCGCCGGGTGACGGAGATCGCGGTCGTCTTCCAGCGGGCCCCGCACTCCCCGTTCGACACCACGGCGACGGAGGAGCTGGGCCAGAACGCGATCGTCATCCGCGTCCAGCCCGACGAGGGTGTCACGGTCCGCTTCGGCTCGAAGGTGCCGGGCACCTCGATGGAGATCCGGGACGTGTCGATGGACTTCGCCTACGGCGAGTCGTTCACCGAGTCGTCGCCGGAGGCGTACGAGCGGCTCATCCTGGACGTGCTGCTGGGCGACGCCAACCTCTTCCCGCGCACGGAGGAGGTCGAGCTGTCCTGGAAGATCCTCGACCCGATCGAGGAGTACTGGGACACGCACGGCAAGCCCGCGCAGTACCCGTCGGGCACCTGGGGCCCCGCCGAGGCGGACGAGATGCTCGCACGAGACGGACGGAGCTGGCGCCGGCCATGA
- the tal gene encoding transaldolase has protein sequence MTDALKRLSDEGVAIWLDDLSRKRITSGNLAELIDQQHVVGVTTNPTIFQKAISGGDGYEQQVADLAARKVTVEEAIRMITTADVRDAADILRPVFDATDGQDGRVSIEVDPRLAHNTKATVAEAKQLAWLVDRPNTLIKIPATQAGLPAITEVIGLGISVNVTLIFSLERYRAVMDAYLSGLEKAKERGLDLSLIRSVASFFVSRVDTEIDKRLDALGTDEAKALRGKAAIANARLAYQAYEEVFSSGRWQALENAGARKQRPLWASTGVKDPAYQDTMYVTDLVAPNTVNTMPEATLEATEDHGEITGDTISGTYEQARADLDAVEKLGISYDDVVQVLEDEGVEKFEASWNDLLKSTEAELKRLAPSEG, from the coding sequence ATGACAGACGCACTCAAGCGCCTCTCCGACGAAGGCGTCGCGATCTGGCTGGACGACCTGTCGCGCAAGCGGATCACGTCCGGCAACCTCGCCGAGCTGATCGACCAGCAGCACGTCGTGGGCGTCACCACCAACCCGACGATCTTCCAGAAGGCGATCAGCGGTGGCGACGGCTATGAGCAGCAGGTCGCCGACCTCGCCGCCCGCAAGGTCACCGTCGAAGAGGCCATCCGCATGATCACCACGGCGGACGTCCGCGACGCCGCCGACATCCTGCGCCCGGTCTTCGACGCCACGGACGGCCAGGACGGCCGGGTCTCCATCGAGGTGGACCCCCGTCTCGCCCACAACACCAAGGCGACCGTCGCCGAGGCCAAGCAGCTGGCCTGGCTGGTGGACCGCCCCAACACCCTGATCAAGATCCCGGCCACCCAGGCGGGTCTGCCGGCGATCACCGAGGTCATCGGCCTCGGCATCAGCGTGAACGTCACGCTGATCTTCTCCCTGGAGCGCTACCGCGCGGTCATGGACGCCTACCTCTCCGGCCTGGAGAAGGCCAAGGAGCGCGGCCTCGACCTGTCGCTCATCCGTTCCGTGGCATCGTTCTTCGTGTCCCGCGTGGACACCGAGATCGACAAGCGCCTCGACGCCCTCGGCACCGACGAGGCCAAGGCGCTGCGCGGCAAGGCCGCCATCGCCAACGCGCGCCTCGCCTACCAGGCGTACGAGGAGGTCTTCTCCTCCGGCCGCTGGCAGGCGCTGGAGAACGCGGGCGCCCGCAAGCAGCGTCCGCTGTGGGCGTCGACCGGCGTGAAGGACCCGGCCTACCAGGACACGATGTACGTCACCGACCTGGTCGCGCCGAACACGGTCAACACCATGCCGGAGGCCACCCTGGAGGCCACCGAGGACCACGGCGAGATCACCGGCGACACCATCTCCGGGACGTACGAGCAGGCGCGCGCCGACCTCGACGCGGTGGAGAAGCTCGGGATCTCGTACGACGACGTGGTCCAGGTGCTGGAGGACGAGGGCGTCGAGAAGTTCGAGGCGTCCTGGAACGACCTGCTGAAGTCGACCGAGGCGGAGCTCAAGCGCCTCGCCCCCTCGGAGGGCTGA
- the opcA gene encoding glucose-6-phosphate dehydrogenase assembly protein OpcA produces the protein MKIDLTDTTAGDINKALVQGRRAIGTPAVGMVLTLVIVTDEENAYDALKAANDASREHPSRTLVVIKRVSRTPRDRTTSRLDAEVRVGADAGTGETVVLRLYGEVADHADSVVLPLLLPDAPVVVWWPVNAPLDPAKDPLGALAQRRVTDTYAAEQPVRELSARAAAYTPGDTDLSWTRITPWRSMLAAALDQVTCEVRGVEVEGEEFNPSCELLAMWLADRLDVPVKRLRSSGPGLTAVRMDTSCGPIVLDRADGSLATLSIEGQPARAVALKRRETAELIAEELRRLDPDDTYASALRYGVERLNPVPAQQAAEPVAEPEPVEEAAKAPAKKAAAKTAKKAPARKAAAK, from the coding sequence ATGAAGATAGACCTGACCGACACCACCGCCGGCGACATCAACAAGGCGCTCGTCCAGGGCCGCCGGGCCATCGGCACCCCTGCCGTCGGCATGGTCCTGACCCTCGTCATCGTCACCGACGAGGAGAACGCCTACGACGCCCTGAAGGCCGCCAACGACGCCTCGCGCGAGCACCCCTCGCGCACGCTCGTGGTCATCAAGCGGGTCTCCCGCACCCCGCGCGACCGTACGACGTCCCGGCTGGACGCCGAGGTGCGGGTGGGCGCGGACGCGGGCACAGGCGAGACGGTCGTGCTGCGGCTGTACGGCGAGGTCGCCGACCACGCCGACTCGGTCGTGCTGCCGCTGCTGCTGCCGGACGCCCCGGTCGTGGTGTGGTGGCCGGTGAACGCGCCGCTGGACCCGGCGAAGGACCCGCTGGGCGCGCTGGCCCAGCGCCGGGTCACCGACACCTATGCCGCCGAGCAGCCGGTGCGGGAGCTGTCTGCCCGCGCCGCGGCCTACACGCCCGGTGACACCGACCTGTCCTGGACCCGGATCACGCCGTGGCGCTCGATGCTCGCGGCGGCCCTGGACCAGGTCACGTGCGAGGTGCGGGGCGTCGAGGTGGAGGGTGAGGAGTTCAACCCGAGCTGTGAGCTGCTGGCGATGTGGCTCGCGGACCGGCTGGACGTCCCCGTCAAGCGCCTCCGGTCCTCCGGTCCCGGGCTGACGGCCGTCCGCATGGACACCTCCTGCGGCCCGATCGTCCTGGACCGCGCGGACGGCTCGCTGGCCACGCTGTCCATCGAGGGCCAGCCGGCCCGTGCGGTGGCGCTCAAGCGGCGGGAGACCGCCGAGCTGATCGCGGAGGAGCTGCGCCGGCTCGACCCGGACGACACCTACGCGTCGGCGCTGCGTTACGGCGTGGAGCGGCTGAACCCGGTCCCGGCACAGCAGGCGGCCGAGCCTGTCGCCGAGCCGGAACCGGTGGAGGAGGCGGCCAAGGCGCCCGCGAAGAAGGCGGCGGCCAAGACGGCCAAGAAGGCTCCGGCACGGAAGGCGGCGGCGAAGTGA
- the pgl gene encoding 6-phosphogluconolactonase, translated as MSVPQLVVHRDKELMAQAAAARLITKIVDAQASRGSASVVLTGGRNGNGLLAALAAAPARDAIDWGRLDLWWGDERYLPEGDPERNVTQARAALLDAVPLDPERVHAMPASDGPFGADVEAAAEAYAAELAKAAGPENHGSVPTFDVLMLGVGPDTHVASLFPELPAVRETERTVVGVHGAPKPPPTRISLTLPAIRAAREVWLLAAGEDKAEAAAIALSGAGEIQAPAAGAYGRSRTLWLLDSAAASQLPRSLYPPASP; from the coding sequence GTGAGCGTCCCCCAGCTGGTCGTCCACCGCGACAAGGAACTGATGGCGCAGGCCGCCGCGGCCCGCCTCATCACGAAGATCGTGGACGCGCAGGCCTCCCGGGGCAGCGCGTCCGTGGTCCTCACCGGCGGCCGCAACGGCAACGGCCTGCTGGCCGCGCTCGCGGCGGCGCCCGCGCGGGACGCCATCGACTGGGGCCGGCTCGACCTGTGGTGGGGCGACGAGCGCTACCTCCCCGAGGGCGACCCCGAGCGCAATGTCACGCAGGCCCGCGCGGCCCTGCTGGACGCCGTACCGCTGGACCCGGAGCGCGTGCACGCCATGCCCGCCTCCGACGGCCCGTTCGGTGCGGACGTCGAGGCGGCGGCGGAGGCGTACGCGGCGGAGCTGGCGAAGGCGGCCGGGCCGGAGAACCATGGCTCGGTACCCACCTTCGACGTGCTCATGCTGGGCGTCGGCCCGGACACCCATGTGGCCTCGCTCTTCCCGGAGCTGCCGGCCGTACGGGAGACCGAGCGCACGGTGGTCGGCGTCCACGGCGCGCCCAAGCCCCCGCCGACCCGGATCTCCCTCACTCTCCCGGCGATCCGCGCGGCCCGCGAGGTCTGGCTGCTCGCGGCCGGCGAGGACAAGGCGGAGGCCGCGGCCATCGCCCTGTCGGGCGCGGGCGAGATCCAGGCCCCGGCGGCGGGCGCGTACGGCCGTTCCCGGACGCTGTGGCTCCTGGACTCGGCGGCGGCTTCGCAGCTGCCGAGGTCGCTGTATCCGCCGGCGTCGCCGTGA